In Oncorhynchus mykiss isolate Arlee chromosome 1, USDA_OmykA_1.1, whole genome shotgun sequence, the following proteins share a genomic window:
- the LOC110527713 gene encoding bone morphogenetic protein receptor type-1A isoform X2, with the protein MTVLPFFNAAVGVWILLVIRAEAGQNPDHMLHGTGHKHESRKPGDDTTVAPEDAARFLSCYCSGYCPEDHKNNTCETNGQCFAIIEEDENGEAILTSGCMKYEGSHFQCKDSPRAQTRRTIECCGTDFCNRDLQPTLPPPMDTGSYFGSAHWLAFLISMTVCCCTLICITVVCYYRYKWQTERQQYHRDLEQDEAFIPVGESLKDLINQCQSSGSGSGLPLLVQRTIAKQIQMVRQIGKGRYGEVWLGRWRGEKVAVKVFFTREEASWFRETEIYQTVLMRHENILGFIAADIKGTGAFTQLFLITDYHENGSLYDYLRFTTLDTQSLLRLAYSAACGLCHLHTEIYGTQGKPAIAHRDLKSKNILMKKNGTCCIADLGLAVKFNSDTNEVDVPLSTRVGTRRYMAPEVLAETLNKNHFQAYIMADIYSYGLVIWEIARRCITGGIVEDHQLPYYEMVPSDPSFEDMLEVVCVKGLRPTVSNRWNGDECLRTMLKLMSECWAHNPASRLTILRVKKTLAKMVESQDIKM; encoded by the exons CTGGTCAGAATCCAGACCACATGCTCCACGGCACCGGGCACAAGCATGAGTCCAGGAAGCCCGGGGACGACACCACGGTGGCCCCAGAGGACGCCGCCCGCTTTCTGAGCTGCTACTGCTCGGGTTACTGTCCAGAGGACCACAAAAATAACACCTGCGA GACGAATGGCCAATGTTTTGCCATCATAGAGGAGGATGAGAACGGAGAAGCTATTCTGACCTCTGGCTGCATGAAGTATGAAGGCTCACATTTTCAATGCAAG GATTCGCCCAGGGCTCAGACCAGGCGAACGATTGAATGCTGCGGGACAGACTTCTGTAATCGGGACCTGCAGCCCACATTACCTCCCCCAATGGACACTG GTTCCTACTTTGGCAGTGCCCACTGGCTGGCGTTCCTTATATCAATGACCGTATGCTGCTGCACTCTCATCTGCAtcacagtagtctgttactacaG GTACAAGTGGCAGACGGAGCGGCAGCAGTACCACCGGGACCTGGAGCAGGACGAGGCCTTCATCCCTGTGGGAGAGTCTCTCAAAGACCTCATCAACCAGTGCCAGTCTTCTGGCAGTGGCTCTGGGCTCCCCCTGCTG GTGCAGCGCACCATTGCCAAGCAAATCCAGATGGTGCGTCAGATCGGCAAGGGGCGCTACGGCGAGGTGTGGCTGGGCCGCTGGCGGGGAGAGAAGGTGGCCGTCAAGGTGTTCTTCACCCGGGAGGAGGCCAGCTGGTTCAGAGAGACCGAGATCTACCAGACAGTCCTCATGAGGCACGAGAACATACTGG GTTTCATAGCGGCAGACATCAAGGGTACCGGGGCCTTCACCCAGCTCTTCCTCATCACAGACTACCACGAGAACGGCTCCCTGTACGACTACCTGAGGTTCACCACGCTGGACACCCAGAGCCTGCTGCGACTGGCCTACTCCGCCGCCTGCGGCCTGTGTCACCTCCACACGGAGATCTACGGCACCCAGGGCAAGCCGGCCATCGCCCACCGAGACCTGAAGAGCAAGAACATCCTGATGAAGAAGAACGGCACCTGCTGCATCGCTGACCTGGGCCTGGCCGTCAAGTTCAACAG TGATACCAACGAGGTAGACGTCCCTCTGAGTACACGGGTGGGGACCCGGAGGTACATGGCCCCAGAGGTGCTGGCCGAGACCCTGAACAAGAACCACTTCCAGGCCTACATCATGGCTGATATATATAGCTACGGCCTCGTCATCTGGGAGATTGCCCGCCGCTGTATAACAGGAG gtATAGTGGAGGATCATCAGCTGCCATACTATGAGATGGTGCCGTCAGACCCGTCCTTCGAGGACATGctggaggtggtgtgtgtgaaaGGGCTGCGGCCCACCGTGTCCAACAGGTGGAACGGTGACGAG tgTCTGAGAACCATGCTGAAGCTGATGTCTGAGTGCTGGGCCCACAACCCCGCCTCACGCCTCACCATCTTACGAGTCAAGAAGACCCTGGCCAAAATGGTGGAATCCCAGGACATCAAAATGTGA
- the LOC110527713 gene encoding bone morphogenetic protein receptor type-1A isoform X1 gives MTVLPFFNAAVGVWILLVIRAEGIQTGQNPDHMLHGTGHKHESRKPGDDTTVAPEDAARFLSCYCSGYCPEDHKNNTCETNGQCFAIIEEDENGEAILTSGCMKYEGSHFQCKDSPRAQTRRTIECCGTDFCNRDLQPTLPPPMDTGSYFGSAHWLAFLISMTVCCCTLICITVVCYYRYKWQTERQQYHRDLEQDEAFIPVGESLKDLINQCQSSGSGSGLPLLVQRTIAKQIQMVRQIGKGRYGEVWLGRWRGEKVAVKVFFTREEASWFRETEIYQTVLMRHENILGFIAADIKGTGAFTQLFLITDYHENGSLYDYLRFTTLDTQSLLRLAYSAACGLCHLHTEIYGTQGKPAIAHRDLKSKNILMKKNGTCCIADLGLAVKFNSDTNEVDVPLSTRVGTRRYMAPEVLAETLNKNHFQAYIMADIYSYGLVIWEIARRCITGGIVEDHQLPYYEMVPSDPSFEDMLEVVCVKGLRPTVSNRWNGDECLRTMLKLMSECWAHNPASRLTILRVKKTLAKMVESQDIKM, from the exons CTGGTCAGAATCCAGACCACATGCTCCACGGCACCGGGCACAAGCATGAGTCCAGGAAGCCCGGGGACGACACCACGGTGGCCCCAGAGGACGCCGCCCGCTTTCTGAGCTGCTACTGCTCGGGTTACTGTCCAGAGGACCACAAAAATAACACCTGCGA GACGAATGGCCAATGTTTTGCCATCATAGAGGAGGATGAGAACGGAGAAGCTATTCTGACCTCTGGCTGCATGAAGTATGAAGGCTCACATTTTCAATGCAAG GATTCGCCCAGGGCTCAGACCAGGCGAACGATTGAATGCTGCGGGACAGACTTCTGTAATCGGGACCTGCAGCCCACATTACCTCCCCCAATGGACACTG GTTCCTACTTTGGCAGTGCCCACTGGCTGGCGTTCCTTATATCAATGACCGTATGCTGCTGCACTCTCATCTGCAtcacagtagtctgttactacaG GTACAAGTGGCAGACGGAGCGGCAGCAGTACCACCGGGACCTGGAGCAGGACGAGGCCTTCATCCCTGTGGGAGAGTCTCTCAAAGACCTCATCAACCAGTGCCAGTCTTCTGGCAGTGGCTCTGGGCTCCCCCTGCTG GTGCAGCGCACCATTGCCAAGCAAATCCAGATGGTGCGTCAGATCGGCAAGGGGCGCTACGGCGAGGTGTGGCTGGGCCGCTGGCGGGGAGAGAAGGTGGCCGTCAAGGTGTTCTTCACCCGGGAGGAGGCCAGCTGGTTCAGAGAGACCGAGATCTACCAGACAGTCCTCATGAGGCACGAGAACATACTGG GTTTCATAGCGGCAGACATCAAGGGTACCGGGGCCTTCACCCAGCTCTTCCTCATCACAGACTACCACGAGAACGGCTCCCTGTACGACTACCTGAGGTTCACCACGCTGGACACCCAGAGCCTGCTGCGACTGGCCTACTCCGCCGCCTGCGGCCTGTGTCACCTCCACACGGAGATCTACGGCACCCAGGGCAAGCCGGCCATCGCCCACCGAGACCTGAAGAGCAAGAACATCCTGATGAAGAAGAACGGCACCTGCTGCATCGCTGACCTGGGCCTGGCCGTCAAGTTCAACAG TGATACCAACGAGGTAGACGTCCCTCTGAGTACACGGGTGGGGACCCGGAGGTACATGGCCCCAGAGGTGCTGGCCGAGACCCTGAACAAGAACCACTTCCAGGCCTACATCATGGCTGATATATATAGCTACGGCCTCGTCATCTGGGAGATTGCCCGCCGCTGTATAACAGGAG gtATAGTGGAGGATCATCAGCTGCCATACTATGAGATGGTGCCGTCAGACCCGTCCTTCGAGGACATGctggaggtggtgtgtgtgaaaGGGCTGCGGCCCACCGTGTCCAACAGGTGGAACGGTGACGAG tgTCTGAGAACCATGCTGAAGCTGATGTCTGAGTGCTGGGCCCACAACCCCGCCTCACGCCTCACCATCTTACGAGTCAAGAAGACCCTGGCCAAAATGGTGGAATCCCAGGACATCAAAATGTGA
- the LOC110527713 gene encoding bone morphogenetic protein receptor type-1A isoform X3, translating to MLHGTGHKHESRKPGDDTTVAPEDAARFLSCYCSGYCPEDHKNNTCETNGQCFAIIEEDENGEAILTSGCMKYEGSHFQCKDSPRAQTRRTIECCGTDFCNRDLQPTLPPPMDTGSYFGSAHWLAFLISMTVCCCTLICITVVCYYRYKWQTERQQYHRDLEQDEAFIPVGESLKDLINQCQSSGSGSGLPLLVQRTIAKQIQMVRQIGKGRYGEVWLGRWRGEKVAVKVFFTREEASWFRETEIYQTVLMRHENILGFIAADIKGTGAFTQLFLITDYHENGSLYDYLRFTTLDTQSLLRLAYSAACGLCHLHTEIYGTQGKPAIAHRDLKSKNILMKKNGTCCIADLGLAVKFNSDTNEVDVPLSTRVGTRRYMAPEVLAETLNKNHFQAYIMADIYSYGLVIWEIARRCITGGIVEDHQLPYYEMVPSDPSFEDMLEVVCVKGLRPTVSNRWNGDECLRTMLKLMSECWAHNPASRLTILRVKKTLAKMVESQDIKM from the exons ATGCTCCACGGCACCGGGCACAAGCATGAGTCCAGGAAGCCCGGGGACGACACCACGGTGGCCCCAGAGGACGCCGCCCGCTTTCTGAGCTGCTACTGCTCGGGTTACTGTCCAGAGGACCACAAAAATAACACCTGCGA GACGAATGGCCAATGTTTTGCCATCATAGAGGAGGATGAGAACGGAGAAGCTATTCTGACCTCTGGCTGCATGAAGTATGAAGGCTCACATTTTCAATGCAAG GATTCGCCCAGGGCTCAGACCAGGCGAACGATTGAATGCTGCGGGACAGACTTCTGTAATCGGGACCTGCAGCCCACATTACCTCCCCCAATGGACACTG GTTCCTACTTTGGCAGTGCCCACTGGCTGGCGTTCCTTATATCAATGACCGTATGCTGCTGCACTCTCATCTGCAtcacagtagtctgttactacaG GTACAAGTGGCAGACGGAGCGGCAGCAGTACCACCGGGACCTGGAGCAGGACGAGGCCTTCATCCCTGTGGGAGAGTCTCTCAAAGACCTCATCAACCAGTGCCAGTCTTCTGGCAGTGGCTCTGGGCTCCCCCTGCTG GTGCAGCGCACCATTGCCAAGCAAATCCAGATGGTGCGTCAGATCGGCAAGGGGCGCTACGGCGAGGTGTGGCTGGGCCGCTGGCGGGGAGAGAAGGTGGCCGTCAAGGTGTTCTTCACCCGGGAGGAGGCCAGCTGGTTCAGAGAGACCGAGATCTACCAGACAGTCCTCATGAGGCACGAGAACATACTGG GTTTCATAGCGGCAGACATCAAGGGTACCGGGGCCTTCACCCAGCTCTTCCTCATCACAGACTACCACGAGAACGGCTCCCTGTACGACTACCTGAGGTTCACCACGCTGGACACCCAGAGCCTGCTGCGACTGGCCTACTCCGCCGCCTGCGGCCTGTGTCACCTCCACACGGAGATCTACGGCACCCAGGGCAAGCCGGCCATCGCCCACCGAGACCTGAAGAGCAAGAACATCCTGATGAAGAAGAACGGCACCTGCTGCATCGCTGACCTGGGCCTGGCCGTCAAGTTCAACAG TGATACCAACGAGGTAGACGTCCCTCTGAGTACACGGGTGGGGACCCGGAGGTACATGGCCCCAGAGGTGCTGGCCGAGACCCTGAACAAGAACCACTTCCAGGCCTACATCATGGCTGATATATATAGCTACGGCCTCGTCATCTGGGAGATTGCCCGCCGCTGTATAACAGGAG gtATAGTGGAGGATCATCAGCTGCCATACTATGAGATGGTGCCGTCAGACCCGTCCTTCGAGGACATGctggaggtggtgtgtgtgaaaGGGCTGCGGCCCACCGTGTCCAACAGGTGGAACGGTGACGAG tgTCTGAGAACCATGCTGAAGCTGATGTCTGAGTGCTGGGCCCACAACCCCGCCTCACGCCTCACCATCTTACGAGTCAAGAAGACCCTGGCCAAAATGGTGGAATCCCAGGACATCAAAATGTGA